The following DNA comes from Chryseobacterium gallinarum.
TTCTTTTTGCCTAAGATCTGAGCTTTTTTCAATCTGAGCTTCGCCAGTTTCTCAATGGTTTCTCTGGTATCATTAGCATCACCTTTTTCAGCCCTTCCCCAGGAAGCCTTAAATAATTTCTCTCTGGTAGCTCTGTTTTTTAAGTTTTGCAAAAGGGGCTGTTGAGTGGTATTCTGTAATGCAAGAAGATATTTACCAGGCTGTCCTGCCGTTTTAGCATCGGCTGCAGCTGCGGCAATTTCATCAGCTGAAAGCCCATCCAGTTCTTTGGCATCAGTAAAGAATACCCCTCCCTGTTTTCTGGCTTCCAATAATTTATTGGCATATTGGGTAGAAAGAGAAGCCAGTTCCTGATTGATTTGTTTTAACTTTTCCTTATCAGCGGCAGAAAGATTAGCACCGGCAATTTCAAAATTTTGTTTATAATATTGAACTAATCTTTTGCTCTCAGGATCCAGTCCATCTTCTTTAATGGATTGTATTCTTTTATAAAGGTTTTCATTCAGGTACATTTTATCGGAATGGGCTGCAAAAATAGGAGCATACTCTTCATCCAGAGCCTGTAAAGTAGGGTTGGTATTTGCGCTGGTCAAGTTGGAAAATACAATTTGTGCTCTTCTCAATACTTCACCACTTCTTTCCAATGCAACAATTGTATTCTCAAAAGTAGGAGCAGCAGGATTGTTGGCAATTTTGATGATCTCAGCTTCATGTTGCTTTAAACCGAAATCAAAAGCCGGTTTGAAGTGCTCGTTTTTAATTTTATCAAATTCCGGAGCTTCGTACTGAAGTTTACTTTTCTTCATAAACGGATTGGAAGATAAGGCCGGATCGGGTGCAGGAAGTTCCTGTTGAATATCGGTTTGTTTCATTGTAGTACAAGATTGGTTGAATGCCAAAGCAGAAATTAATAATACCGATGAAATATTCTTCATAAATATAGTTGTTAGTAAAGCATAAAGATATTAAAAACTTACTTTATAGCGCCCATTTTTGAGTAATGTATTTACCGAAAACCAATAGACTTTTTTAAACAAGTAAAATTGTAACCATAACTTATGTTTTAAGAAAGAAGGAAGCTGAAAATTTTAGTTTTCTCAAGCCTCCGTTCTTCTAAGTGCTTCTGATGGTAAACTTTGTATCAGGAGGCGTTTTGGTAGTAAGGAGAACAATTACAATTTCAAAGGCGCCCAGAATGAAATGGGGCCAGTATATTGTCTCATTAAAACCAAATAACCATGGTGAAATCAATAAAAGAGCCGCTGACATAAGGTCGAGGAGCAAATGTCCTTGAAAGGAAAACGCAGGAGCTATAGCATATTCATAATCTGTGAGCAGACTGTAAATAATAGTCGAAACCCCCAATATAACCGGCAAAACTGTTGCAGCACTGTGATCTGCAAACCCTAACAGCCAGGGAATGGCTATGAGTAGCGCGCCCATAAGGTAGTCAAGGACGGCATGGATTTTTGATGAAATCATAATAATATTTTTTGTGGTGTAGGGTGTATAGTGCAAGCATTATACCATCAGATTCCTATGCTTTAGTTTAAATTATTGAATGTCAGGTATTTTGTATTAACAAGAAGAGAGTGGCAGAAAATAACTCCTGACAGTTATCGCAGGCCGGAAACATCAATAGGGTTAAACTATTGTTTTCAAACATTTAATATCTTCCAGCTTTCTTCTTGATGTAAAGATTATCTATTTCCAGCACAGATGAAATAATAATAATTTTATCCAAAAGAGATGTAATATTTTTCATAATTTAGTTGTTATTAATAATAATAGATAAAAGAAAATAAACATGAAAACAAGGACTCTTTTTATTTTTTCAGCCTTAGCGGTTTTAGCCTCATGCAATGAAAGACATGAGAAGAAAAACAGGGAAAAAAGTGATTGGGTAGAGAAAGTGGTCAATAAAGAAAGTGGGCCTATAGAGCAAAAAGAGTTCACCGGAAATTTTGATGAAATCCAGGTTTCTCAAGCTATAGATGCAGAAGTAATCAAATCCGAAACAGAAAGGGTAGTGATTTCTGCTCCTCGAAGTATTATCAATGAAGTTCTTGTAGATAATGAAGGTGGAAAGCTGCATATTCATTATAAACGTGGGATCAGGGTAATGAATATTAATAATGTTACAGCCAAAATTTATACTAAAGATTTTACGAAACTCGGTGTGGACTCTGCCGCAAAAATTACAGTGAAAGATAAATTTACCCAGGATAAAACAGATATTGAAGTATCAAGTGCAGGAAGTATTTCCGGGGACATTGAAGCCAATGAACTGGGAATTAATGCAGACAGCAGCAGTAATTTTACCGGTAAAATATGGGCTGTAAATCTTGATATTGAAACTTCATCAGGATCAAGTATCAGTATTTCAGGGAAAGCTAAACATGCTGACATCAACTCTTCTTCCGGAAGCAGTGTTTCAGCTCAACAAGTAATTGCAGATAATGTAGAAGCCGATGCATCCAGTGGAGCGAGTATAGAAATCAGTGCAACCACTACAGCCAAAGCAAGTGCCTCTTCGGGGGGAAGTGTGGATATTGCCAGAAAAGGAGAGCTTAAAACCGTTAGTAAGGAAGAAAACAGCGGAGGAAGCGTCAATATTCAATAAATTTAACTGAGGTTTTCCTCTTCCTCATCTTCATCTTCTGTGGATGAGGAATCTTCCCAATTTTTATGATCAAAGGTCAGGTTATCATAGGCCAATAATTCCTCTTCCCGCTGGAGGATTTCTTTTGTGGAAAATAAGGCGATATCATCATTTTCTTTTATTCTGGCCAGTTTTCTGATGGAAGCTTTATCAATAGCCATAAACCTCTGCCCCAAACGTCTTGCTGCATATTTTCGCATCCCCGTTTCATGAAGAACATCTACCGCCATATCTACGGCAGTTCCCAATGTTTCCCGGTAAATATGGGTAATTCCATTGTTGAGGTATTCATAGGCATCGATCCTGTTTTTTGCCCTTACAAAAATTTTCACATCAGGGTAATGTTCCCGAACCAGTTCAGCAATGAACATATTATCATCCGGATCATCAAGGCATAAAACAAGAATTTCTGCCTCTTCAATTCCGGCTGCCCTTAAAATGGGAATTCTTGTTGCATCCCCATAATATACTTTAAACCCATAACTTCTCAGAAGTTTCACACGGTCTGAGTCTCTGTCCAGAACTGTTGCCGATATCTTATTAGCCTTTAAAAGCCGCCCTACCGTGCTTCCAAAATGTCCGAAACCTACAATAATGATCTTTTTCTGGCTTACCTCGCTGTCAAGAATATTAAAATCATGCTCTTCTTCAGGCACTTCCCTGATGAATTTTGGAGTAATGAGCCTATCATTGAAAATGAGAAGAACGGGCGTTATGCACATGGTAATCGCTGTGATAGCCATCAGCTGGGCATTCAGTTCAGGATTTAAAAGATAAAGATCCGAAGCATAATTGATCAATACAAAAGCAAATTCTCCTACCTGCGAAAGTGCAAATGCGTAGAACAGGCTTTGCGGATTGTCCATTTTGAAAAACTTCCCGATAACGTACAGAACCAAAAATTTTACAATCACTACAGCGAATACCGTACTGAAAATAAATACCGGATCCTGCCGGATGATATTGAAATTGATGGTTGAACCTACACTCACAAAAAAAACGGCGAGTAAAAGTCCTTTAAAAGGATCAATCTGGGCTTCCAGCTCATGCCGGAATTCACTGTTGGCAAGCATTACTCCGGCAAGAAAGGCTCCTAATGCAGGAGAAAGACCAATGACTACCATGAGCTCAGAAACTCCGATGACCAGAAACAGGGAAGAGGCTGTTAATAA
Coding sequences within:
- a CDS encoding SPW repeat domain-containing protein, yielding MISSKIHAVLDYLMGALLIAIPWLLGFADHSAATVLPVILGVSTIIYSLLTDYEYAIAPAFSFQGHLLLDLMSAALLLISPWLFGFNETIYWPHFILGAFEIVIVLLTTKTPPDTKFTIRST
- a CDS encoding head GIN domain-containing protein produces the protein MKTRTLFIFSALAVLASCNERHEKKNREKSDWVEKVVNKESGPIEQKEFTGNFDEIQVSQAIDAEVIKSETERVVISAPRSIINEVLVDNEGGKLHIHYKRGIRVMNINNVTAKIYTKDFTKLGVDSAAKITVKDKFTQDKTDIEVSSAGSISGDIEANELGINADSSSNFTGKIWAVNLDIETSSGSSISISGKAKHADINSSSGSSVSAQQVIADNVEADASSGASIEISATTTAKASASSGGSVDIARKGELKTVSKEENSGGSVNIQ
- a CDS encoding monovalent cation:proton antiporter-2 (CPA2) family protein — protein: MESSLAMNTLIFLGVAIIMVPLARKLGLSSVIGYILGGIIIGPYVLKLTGNNVNDIMHASEFGVIMLLFLVGLELEPKKFWDMRKKIMGLGLTQMLLTISLLFLVFISVGWRIDKAIAVAMCFALSSTAIVLQTLQEKNNLKTIAGEASFSTLLFQDISVIPILAILPIIANYKAKHHDNEIQILIQKLPEWLQAGTVIFGVALLILLGRYVFVPFLRYVSKSGMQELLTASSLFLVIGVSELMVVIGLSPALGAFLAGVMLANSEFRHELEAQIDPFKGLLLAVFFVSVGSTINFNIIRQDPVFIFSTVFAVVIVKFLVLYVIGKFFKMDNPQSLFYAFALSQVGEFAFVLINYASDLYLLNPELNAQLMAITAITMCITPVLLIFNDRLITPKFIREVPEEEHDFNILDSEVSQKKIIIVGFGHFGSTVGRLLKANKISATVLDRDSDRVKLLRSYGFKVYYGDATRIPILRAAGIEEAEILVLCLDDPDDNMFIAELVREHYPDVKIFVRAKNRIDAYEYLNNGITHIYRETLGTAVDMAVDVLHETGMRKYAARRLGQRFMAIDKASIRKLARIKENDDIALFSTKEILQREEELLAYDNLTFDHKNWEDSSSTEDEDEEEENLS